A single genomic interval of Triticum urartu cultivar G1812 unplaced genomic scaffold, Tu2.1 TuUngrouped_contig_2227, whole genome shotgun sequence harbors:
- the LOC125526897 gene encoding uncharacterized protein LOC125526897, which translates to MKHKDKFSKPSSAGRVAGKGLSMKWSEYYNAGRKERKTSSESLEREVQELKAQVAWIPEIVEEHVRDQLGATITTIMPTLLEGLHAWIAGSQQGPPPIPSFTGSNSRNAPAPLVSPAEVAVVYLASAPAVELNAPGYGKNTPTGTSAVNGPSVTCTPAVGGAWKLAKLDAITGAADVPCTLLHFVDGELIDVAKARIVQAGNRVFHGNPMPPTV; encoded by the exons atgaaacaCAAGGATAAGTTCAGTAAGCcgtcgtcagctggtcgtgtggccggcaaaggcttgtccatgAAATGGTCAGAATACTATAACGCtgggcgaaaggagagaaagaccagctcggaaagcctggagcgcgaggttcaagaactcaaggcacaagtcgCGTGGATTCCGGAGATAGTCGAAGAGCATGTGCGAGACCAACTGGGAGCGACGATCACCAccattatgcctaccttgctTGAGGGGCTGCATGCGTGGATTGCGGGcagccaacaggggccgcccccgattcccagcttcacgggcAGCAACTCGCGCAACGCgccggcgccattggtgtctccggcggaggtgGCAGTGGTGTATCTGGCGTCGGCGCCGGCagtggagcttaatgcacccgggtatGGGAAGAATACGCCGACCGGCACCTCGGCAGTAAACGGCCCCTCCGTCACTTGCACGCCCGCTGTTGGGGGTGCCTGGAAATTAGCCaagctcgacgccatcacg ggtgccgccgacgttccatgcactctcctgcacttcgtggacGGTGAGTTGATCGATGTCGCCAAAGCCAGAATCGTTCAAGCGGGTAACcgcgtgttccacggtaatccgatgccacccaccgtGTAG